CAAGGGGTGCGGCCTCCACAAGCGGTACGTGTACCTGAAGACCCGGCCGGGGACGGACTTCGACGCCCTGGTGGCCCGCATCTCCCAGGACCCCTACTTCGCCCACGACGAGGTGCACTTCTTCCCCTGCGAGGACGTGCAGGCCCTGGTGGACACGGGGCACGCGGTGCACCTGGAGCGCCGGGGCTCCGCCGGGAAGACCCACAACCAGAAGGTGGACTTTCTCATGTCCGTTACCAACCCCGCCGCCACGGGACAGGTGCTGGTCTCCGCCGCCCGGGCGGTCCTGCGCCAGCGCCCGGGAGCCTACACCCTCCCGGAGATCCCCCCGGTGGACTTCCTCCCGGGAGATCGGGAGTCGCTGCTGCACCGCCTGATCTGACCCTTCCGCGAGAGGAGAGGCTTCCATGACCCGATACGCCAAGCTTCACGGCAACGGCAACGACTTCCTCGTCCTGGACCTGCGGGGCACCCCCGGGGAGGGGAAGGACCACGCCGCCGAGGCTCGCGCCCTCTGCCGCCGGGAGGAATCCCTGGGGGCCGACGGACTCCTGCTGGTGGAAAGCTCCTCCCGCCTGAACTTCCGGATGCGCCTGTTCAACCGGGACGGGTCGGAGGGGGAGATGTGCGGCAACGGGGCCCGGTGCATCGCCCGGTACGCCTGGGAAACGGGCATCGCCCCGGCGGAGATGGCCTTCGAGACCCTGGGGGGGGACGTGCACGCCCGGGTGGACGCCCCCTTCGTGCGCCTCCGCCTGGCGGAGGTGGATCTGGGCGACGCGACCTGGGAACGGAAGACCTCCGCAGGGGGGCAGGAGCTGGCCTACTCCTTCCTCACCGTGGGGGTGCCCCACTGCGTGGTGTTCCTGGAGGACCTGGCGACGCGCCCCCGGGAAGAACTGTTCCGCCTGGGCCGGGAGCTGCGCGGCCGCACGGACCTGTTCCCCCGGGGGACCAACGTGAACTTCCTGGCCCCGGAGAAGGAAGGGCTTTTCCTCATCACCTACGAAAGGGGGGTGGAAGACCTCACCCGATCCTGCGGAACCGGCTCCGTGGCCGCCGCCGTGACGGCCCGTCGCCTGGGCCGATGCGGCGACGACGTGAAGGTGCGCAACCTGGGGGGCATCAACCGGGTCCTCCTGGAGGACTCGGGACCGGACCGGGTACGCCCCTCCCTGGAGGGACGCACCGCCCTGGTGGCCTGGATGGAGCCCACGGAGGAGGCTCTGGTTTAGGTACGGACATCCTGCGGTACGATCCGCGCCGCTTTCCCCGGTTTGGACGGCACCCCGCGTCCGGGTCAAGAGACAAAGGAGGTTCGGAACATGTCGGAGAAGCAAGAGAACAGCCTCTGGAAGGCCTATCGGTTTCCTCTCATCCTCATCAGCTCCATCGCCCTGGGCTGCATCCTGGGGGCCCACATGGGCAAGGACGCCCTGATCTTCAAACCCCTGGGGGACATTTTCCTCAACGCCATGTTCATGGTGGTGGTGCCCCTGGTGTTCACCACCATCTGCAGCGCCGTGGCCAGCATGTCCTCCATGAAACGCCTCGGCAAGGTCATGGGCTCCATGGTGCTGATCTTCGCCGTCACCGGGGCCATCGCGGCCGTCCTGATGGTGGGCACCGTGGTCCTCTTCCCCCCCGCCGAGGGCACCGCCATCACCCTCACCCAGCCGGAGAACCTGGAGAAGCTCAACACGGCGGACCAGGTGGTGCAGGCCATCACCGTGGGGGACTTCCACGAACTCCTCTCCCGGCGTCACATGCTCCCCCTGATCCTCTTCACCATCCTCTTCGGCATCAGCCTGCAGATGTTGGGGGAACGGTCCCGACCCATCGCCCAGGGCATCTCCATCCTGGCGGACGCCACCCTCAAGATGGTCCAGATCATCATGTACTACGCCCCTGTGGGCCTGGCGGCCTACTTCGCCACCCTGGTGGGGGACTTCGGCCCCAACCTGCTGGGGGCCTACTTCCGCTCCATGGTGGTGTACCACGTGGTCACCCTGGCCTACTTCTTCGTGGCCTTCACGGTCTATTCCTGGCTCGCCACGGGGGGCCGGGGAACAGGGATCTTCTGGAAGAACATTGTCACCCCCGCCCTCACCGCCCTGGGCACGGGCAGCAGCACCGCCACCCTGCCGGTGAACCTGGCGGCGGCGGCGCGCATGGGCATCCCCCAGGACATCCGGGAGGTGGTGCTCCCCATCGGAGCCACCGCCCACATGGAAGGCTCCTGCCTCAGCGGG
The sequence above is drawn from the Aminomonas paucivorans DSM 12260 genome and encodes:
- the dapF gene encoding diaminopimelate epimerase; translation: MTRYAKLHGNGNDFLVLDLRGTPGEGKDHAAEARALCRREESLGADGLLLVESSSRLNFRMRLFNRDGSEGEMCGNGARCIARYAWETGIAPAEMAFETLGGDVHARVDAPFVRLRLAEVDLGDATWERKTSAGGQELAYSFLTVGVPHCVVFLEDLATRPREELFRLGRELRGRTDLFPRGTNVNFLAPEKEGLFLITYERGVEDLTRSCGTGSVAAAVTARRLGRCGDDVKVRNLGGINRVLLEDSGPDRVRPSLEGRTALVAWMEPTEEALV
- a CDS encoding dicarboxylate/amino acid:cation symporter, encoding MSEKQENSLWKAYRFPLILISSIALGCILGAHMGKDALIFKPLGDIFLNAMFMVVVPLVFTTICSAVASMSSMKRLGKVMGSMVLIFAVTGAIAAVLMVGTVVLFPPAEGTAITLTQPENLEKLNTADQVVQAITVGDFHELLSRRHMLPLILFTILFGISLQMLGERSRPIAQGISILADATLKMVQIIMYYAPVGLAAYFATLVGDFGPNLLGAYFRSMVVYHVVTLAYFFVAFTVYSWLATGGRGTGIFWKNIVTPALTALGTGSSTATLPVNLAAAARMGIPQDIREVVLPIGATAHMEGSCLSGILKIAFLFGIFHMPFAGLGTFASAILVAVLSGVVLSGIPGGGLVGEMLIVSLYGFPPEAFPIVATLGFLVDPAATMVNATGDTCSALMVSRMVEGKGWFQRFYKPQDDPTA